A genomic window from Salvia miltiorrhiza cultivar Shanhuang (shh) chromosome 5, IMPLAD_Smil_shh, whole genome shotgun sequence includes:
- the LOC130985227 gene encoding ABC transporter B family member 9-like isoform X2, whose translation MADPAAATLSEKKEEEKVPYYKLFSFADKLDVLLMVVGAIAAIGNGVSQPLMTLIFGKLVDSFGEGVRSTIVHSVSKVALKLVYLGIGGGVASLLQMMCWMVTGERQAARIRGLYLKTILRQDIEFFDTQTSTGEIIGRMSGDTILIQDAMGEKVGKFIQFASTFLGGFLIAFCRGWLLAIVLCTCIPALGIAGAFSAVLMGKMATLGQAAYAEAGNVVEQTVGSIRTVQSFTGEKQAVDKYDSKLQIAYKAAAKQGLASGTGFGCMLFVVFATYGLAVWYGGKLIITKGYSGGKVVNVIMSIMTGGIAIGQAFPCVNSFASGQAAAYKMFETINRKPKIDAECSGIVLEDIKGEIELKDVYFRYPARPEVQIFQGFSISIPSGKTAALVGQSGSGKSTVISLVERFYDPEAGQVLIDGVNLKQLKLKWIRGEIGLVSQEPILFTTSIKENILYGKEDATEEEIRRAIQLANAANFIDKLPQGLDTMVGEHGTQLSGGQKQRIAIARAILKNPKILLLDEATSALDAESERVVQEALDNVMTNRTTVVVAHRLTTIRNADMIAVVHLGKLVEQGTHDELMKDTEGAYTQLVRMQERAKETETSSSQEESPQVLERSLSRSDSQRLSMRKSTSNDSSRHSFSLYGVPTFDMCGIQPIEDEGEEPDAVKLRKRKKVSISRLAALNKPEAPYLVLGCVGAGVQGLIFPMFGLLLSTAIRIFFEPSNQLSKDSKFWALMMVVLGLSTLLALPVQNYFFGVAGGKLIQRIRSMSFKKVVHQEISWFDDPANSSGVIGARLSSDASTVRKLVGDALGLIAQNISTCIAGLVIAFTANWLLAFIILCALPFVGLQGFIQMKFYKGFSADAKVMYEEASQIANDAVSSIRTVASFNAEDKVMKMYEKKCEAPLNEGVKLGLVSGICFGIGSLALYWAQAFCFYMGAVLIKHNTASFGEVFKCYSSGFQQS comes from the exons ATGGCCGatccggcggcggcgacgctATCTGAGAAGAAAGAGGAGGAGAAAGTGCCGTATTATAAACTGTTTTCTTTTGCAGACAAGCTTGATGTACTTCTAATGGTGGTCGGGGCAATCGCAGCCATCGGGAATGGGGTGTCGCAGCCGCTCATGACGCTTATTTTCGGCAAGTTGGTGGATTCTTTCGGCGAAGGTGTTCGATCAACTATTGTGCATTCAGTTTCCAAG GTAGCGTTGAAATTGGTATACTTGGGCATTGGTGGTGGTGTTGCTTCACTTCTAC AGATGATGTGTTGGATGGTAACTGGAGAAAGACAGGCTGCTCGAATAAGAGGGCTGTACTTGAAAACTATATTAAGGCAGGATATCGAGTTCTTTGATACTCAAACATCAACGGGAGAGATAATTGGGAGAATGTCTGGTGATACGATCCTCATTCAAGATGCCATGGGCGAAAAA GTGGGAAAATTCATTCAATTTGCTTCGACATTCTTAGGAGGCTTTCTTATTGCTTTCTGTAGAGGATGGCTCCTAGCGATTGTGTTGTGTACGTGCATTCCTGCACTTGGTATAGCAGGTGCATTTTCGGCTGTACTCATGGGGAAGATGGCAACCCTTGGACAAGCTGCTTATGCCGAGGCTGGAAATGTAGTTGAACAAACAGTTGGATCAATTAGGACG GTTCAATCCTTCACTGGCGAGAAACAAGCAGTGGATAAGTATGACAGCAAACTGCAGATTGCTTATAAGGCTGCTGCGAAACAAGGGCTAGCTTCAGGCACCGGATTTGGTTGCATGTTATTCGTCGTCTTTGCCACATATGGACTTGCAGTTTGGTATGGAGGCAAACTGATAATAACCAAAGGATACAGTGGAGGGAAAGTTGTGAATGTTATCATGTCCATCATGACAGGAGGAAT AGCAATTGGCCAGGCTTTTCCGTGTGTAAATTCCTTTGCATCAGGTCAAGCAGCCGCGTACAAGATGTTTGAGACCATCAATCGTAAACCAAAAATTGATGCTGAATGTAGTGGGATTGTTTTGGAAGATATCAAAGGTGAGATCGAGCTCAAAGATGTATATTTCAGATATCCAGCAAGGCCAGAAGTTCAGATATTTCAAGGATTCTCAATATCCATACCGAGCGGGAAGACAGCTGCATTGGTTGGACAGAGTGGAAGCGGGAAATCAACAGTGATTAGCTTGGTGGAGAGGTTTTATGATCCTGAAGCTGGACAAGTATTGATTGATGGCGTTAACTTGAAGCAGTTGAAGCTGAAATGGATCAGAGGAGAGATTGGACTTGTGAGCCAGGAACCTATCTTGTTTACTACCTCCATCAAGGAGAACATACTGTATGGCAAGGAAGATGCAACTGAAGAAGAAATAAGAAGGGCCATTCAGCTTGCTAATGCTGCTAACTTCATTGACAAGTTACCA CAGGGTCTTGATACGATGGTGGGCGAACATGGCACCCAGTTGTCTGGAGGTCAGAAGCAGAGGATTGCAATTGCTCGGGCCATCCTGAAAAACCCCAAAATTCTCCTTCTTGATGAAGCAACAAGTGCTCTGGATGCCGAATCAGAACGAGTAGTTCAGGAAGCACTTGACAATGTCATGACAAACCGTACAACGGTGGTGGTTGCACATCGTTTGACAACCATTAGGAATGCTGATATGATAGCCGTTGTGCATCTCGGGAAACTGGTAGAGCAAG GCACACATGATGAACTGATGAAAGATACTGAGGGAGCTTATACGCAGCTTGTTCGCATGCAAGAACGCGCCAAAGAGACTGAAACTAGTTCTAGTCAAGAAGAGTCCCCTCAAGTCTTGGAGAGAAGCTTGAGCAGATCTGACAGCCAGAGACTTTCCATGCGCAAATCCACAAGCAATGACTCATCAAGGCATTCATTCTCACTTTACGGTGTTCCTACTTTTGACATGTGCGGGATCCAACCTATAGAAGACGAAGGGGAGGAACCTGATGCAGTCAAGTTGAGGAAACGCAAGAAAGTTTCTATCAGCCGGCTAGCAGCATTGAACAAACCCGAAGCGCCATATTTGGTACTTGGATGTGTAGGTGCAGGAGTGCAAGGTTTGATTTTCCCAATGTTTGGGCTTTTGCTGTCAACAGCTATCAGAATTTTCTTCGAACCTTCGAATCAGCTCAGTAAGGATTCCAAATTCTGGGCACTTATGATGGTTGTGCTAGGCCTCAGTACTCTGCTGGCCCTTCCTGTACAGAATTACTTCTTCGGAGTTGCAGGTGGGAAGTTGATTCAAAGGATTCGTTCTATGTCGTTCAAGAAGGTCGTTCACCAAGAGATCAGTTGGTTTGATGATCCTGCAAATTCAAG TGGAGTAATTGGAGCTCGATTATCGAGTGATGCCTCCACTGTTAGAAAACTGGTGGGGGATGCTTTGGGACTAATCGCCCAAAATATATCCACTTGTATAGCAGGTCTCGTCATCGCCTTCACTGCTAACTGGTTGCTGGCCTTCATAATCTTATGCGCACTGCCTTTTGTTGGTTTACAAGGATTCATTCAGATGAAATTCTACAAAGGCTTCTCTGCTGATGCCAAG GTTATGTATGAAGAGGCTAGTCAAATAGCAAACGATGCTGTTAGCAGTATCAGAACAGTGGCTTCGTTCAACGCTGAGGACAAGGTGATGAAGATGTACGAGAAAAAATGCGAGGCTCCTCTGAATGAAGGAGTCAAGCTCGGATTAGTTAGTGGTATATGTTTCGGTATTGGTTCATTGGCACTTTATTGGGCGCAGGCCTTCTGTTTCTACATGGGAGCTGTTCTTATTAAACATAACACAGCATCATTTGGAGAAGTATTCAAG TGCTACAGCTCCGGATTTCAACAAAGTTAA